One Lachnospiraceae bacterium C1.1 genomic region harbors:
- the eno gene encoding phosphopyruvate hydratase, which translates to MRNLEIEKVIGRQIIDSRGNPTVEAEVVLADGTVGRGAAPSGASTGEFEALELRDGDKARFGGKGVAKAVENVNNAINSAVKGISAADTYAVDAAMFKADGTKTKSNLGANAILAVSIASADAAAKSLGIPLYRFLGGVNANRLPLPMMNILNGGAHAANNIDVQEFMIMPAGAPSFSECLRWSTEVFHSLQSILKDKGLATSVGDEGGFAPNLSSDEEAIETILDAIKKAGYEPGKDFVLAMDAAASEWKGSAKGEYVLPKAGQKFTTDQLIDHWKNLTEKYPIYSLEDGLDEEDWDGWKSLTKELGGRVQLVGDDLFVTNTDRLSKGIELGVGNSILIKLNQIGSVSETLEAIKMAHKAGYTAVTSHRSGETEDVAIADLAVALNTCQIKTGAPSRTERVAKYNQLLRIEEMLGDSAVFPGFGAFNIKR; encoded by the coding sequence ATGAGAAATCTCGAGATTGAGAAGGTTATCGGTCGTCAGATTATTGATTCAAGAGGAAATCCGACAGTTGAGGCAGAAGTTGTTCTTGCAGACGGAACAGTTGGAAGAGGAGCAGCTCCCAGCGGTGCATCAACAGGTGAATTTGAGGCACTTGAGCTCCGTGACGGCGATAAGGCACGCTTTGGAGGAAAAGGCGTGGCAAAGGCTGTTGAAAATGTAAATAATGCTATAAACAGCGCTGTAAAGGGAATAAGCGCAGCAGATACATACGCAGTAGATGCAGCAATGTTCAAGGCTGATGGAACAAAGACAAAGTCAAATCTCGGTGCCAATGCGATCCTTGCAGTATCCATAGCATCTGCAGATGCAGCAGCAAAATCACTTGGTATCCCGCTTTACAGATTTCTTGGCGGAGTGAATGCAAATCGTCTTCCGCTTCCGATGATGAATATCTTAAACGGTGGTGCTCATGCCGCAAACAATATTGATGTTCAGGAGTTCATGATCATGCCTGCCGGGGCACCGAGCTTTTCAGAGTGCCTGCGCTGGAGCACGGAAGTATTTCATTCACTTCAGTCTATCTTAAAGGATAAGGGTCTTGCGACATCTGTAGGTGATGAGGGCGGATTTGCTCCTAACCTTTCAAGTGATGAGGAAGCTATCGAGACAATCCTCGATGCCATAAAGAAGGCTGGTTATGAGCCTGGCAAGGATTTCGTTCTTGCTATGGATGCAGCAGCAAGTGAGTGGAAGGGCAGTGCAAAGGGTGAATATGTTCTCCCTAAGGCTGGCCAGAAATTTACAACAGATCAGCTCATCGACCACTGGAAGAATCTTACAGAGAAATATCCTATCTACTCACTTGAAGACGGTCTTGATGAGGAAGACTGGGATGGTTGGAAGTCTCTTACAAAGGAGCTTGGCGGCAGAGTACAGCTTGTTGGTGATGATCTTTTTGTTACCAATACTGACCGTCTCAGCAAGGGTATTGAGCTTGGAGTAGGAAACTCTATCCTTATCAAGTTAAACCAGATCGGTTCAGTATCAGAGACACTTGAGGCTATCAAGATGGCTCATAAGGCAGGATATACTGCAGTTACTTCACATCGTTCCGGAGAAACAGAAGATGTTGCCATTGCTGATCTTGCAGTAGCTCTTAATACTTGCCAGATCAAGACAGGTGCACCGAGCAGAACAGAAAGAGTTGCAAAGTACAATCAGCTTCTCCGCATTGAAGAAATGCTTGGTGACAGTGCAGTATTCCCGGGATTCGGAGCATTTAACATCAAGAGATGA
- the ispE gene encoding 4-(cytidine 5'-diphospho)-2-C-methyl-D-erythritol kinase produces the protein MKVEAHAKINLALDITGKRPDGYHLVRMVMQSLALHDTIEIEKAANDGRQIVLHSDSELITDDENNLAWKAAKLLIDEFAITDTIVIRIKKCIPIAAGLAGGSSDAAAVLKGVNKLFSLGLSEKELMERGVRLGADVPYCICGGTMLSEGIGEILTRTEGKMPSCGVLLVKPKEGVSTKKVYQLFDSLENEIHADVDGVLEGLRKEDLAYISDRMSNVLEKVTIPMLPVIDAIKKDMIKAGAIGSLMSGSGPTVFGFFKEKDSLEKTYSLMKENYADAEVIVSCIE, from the coding sequence ATGAAAGTTGAAGCACATGCAAAGATAAATCTTGCATTGGACATTACGGGAAAACGACCGGATGGTTATCATCTCGTAAGGATGGTGATGCAGAGTCTTGCGCTTCATGATACGATTGAAATTGAAAAGGCAGCTAATGATGGAAGGCAGATAGTTCTGCATTCAGACTCTGAACTGATCACAGATGATGAGAACAACCTTGCCTGGAAGGCAGCAAAACTGCTTATCGATGAATTTGCCATCACAGATACTATCGTTATCAGGATCAAAAAGTGCATACCTATAGCTGCAGGCCTTGCAGGAGGAAGCAGTGATGCGGCTGCAGTACTTAAGGGTGTTAATAAACTATTCAGCCTCGGACTTAGTGAAAAAGAGCTTATGGAAAGAGGGGTAAGACTTGGAGCAGATGTTCCTTACTGCATATGCGGTGGAACGATGCTTTCTGAAGGCATAGGAGAAATCCTTACAAGAACGGAAGGAAAAATGCCGTCCTGTGGTGTGCTGCTCGTCAAACCCAAAGAAGGGGTTTCCACAAAGAAAGTTTATCAGCTCTTTGACAGTCTGGAGAATGAGATTCACGCTGACGTTGACGGAGTGCTCGAAGGATTGAGGAAAGAGGATCTTGCCTATATTTCGGATAGAATGTCAAATGTTCTTGAAAAAGTGACAATTCCGATGCTTCCTGTAATTGATGCTATTAAGAAGGACATGATCAAAGCCGGTGCAATCGGCAGTCTGATGAGCGGAAGCGGTCCTACAGTTTTTGGATTTTTTAAGGAAAAAGATTCATTGGAAAAAACCTATAGTTTAATGAAAGAAAATTATGCAGATGCGGAAGTAATAGTAAGCTGCATAGAGTAA
- a CDS encoding GntR family transcriptional regulator, with amino-acid sequence MVKKVVEYDYIKEDNDAFLPLRDTVFNQLRLQILHGELKPGERLMEVALAERLGVSRTPVREAIRMLEQEGLAVLLPRRGAHVASINERQLEEMLEVRRTLETFTVNAACSRITMPELNDLRKANDDFAAAVKSGDVIRIAETDIIFHDRIAHYAGNSKIEDILHHLKEQLFRYKYEYLKDTTDYDHLVTEHNMICDAFEHGSNDKAVEVIKLHIDTQELSIYYHLRDEQEIEEKYNRR; translated from the coding sequence ATGGTAAAGAAGGTTGTCGAATACGATTACATCAAGGAAGATAATGATGCATTCCTTCCCTTGAGAGATACTGTATTCAATCAGCTTAGGCTGCAGATTCTTCATGGAGAACTGAAGCCGGGTGAGAGACTTATGGAGGTAGCTCTCGCAGAAAGACTTGGAGTTTCCAGGACTCCTGTACGTGAAGCAATCCGTATGCTCGAGCAGGAGGGACTTGCAGTACTGCTTCCAAGACGTGGTGCTCACGTTGCAAGCATTAACGAAAGACAGCTCGAGGAAATGCTTGAAGTGAGACGTACACTTGAGACATTTACAGTTAATGCAGCATGTTCAAGAATTACAATGCCGGAACTTAATGATCTGAGAAAGGCAAATGATGATTTTGCAGCAGCTGTTAAATCAGGTGATGTTATCAGAATTGCTGAAACAGATATTATTTTCCATGATCGTATCGCTCATTATGCAGGAAACAGCAAGATAGAGGATATCCTGCATCATCTTAAGGAACAGCTTTTCAGATATAAATATGAGTATCTTAAGGATACAACAGATTATGATCATCTTGTAACTGAGCATAACATGATCTGTGATGCGTTTGAGCATGGAAGCAATGATAAGGCTGTTGAGGTTATAAAGCTTCACATTGATACACAGGAGCTCAGCATATACTATCATCTGAGAGATGAGCAGGAAATCGAGGAGAAGTATAATCGTAGATGA
- the trpS gene encoding tryptophan--tRNA ligase, whose translation MEGTEKKKVMLSGIQPSGDLHLGNYLGAIKNWAVRAEEFDCYYFMADMHTITVRQTPAELRRRTLQQLAQYIACGLDPEKNTLFVQSHVPAHAQLAWVLECYTMFGELSRMTQFKDKSAKHQDNINAGLFTYPSLMAADILLYKPDYVPVGEDQKQHVELTRNIAERFNNLYGDVFTVPEPYIPKAGARIYGLTTPGAKMSKSVPEGCVFLMDQPEVIARKFKRAITDSDRENCVRYDKEDKPGVANLMNIYAAVTGKTIEEIEKEFDGQGYGVFKPAVGEAVIEAFRPIREEAERMMQDKGYLESVYKEGAARASRVANKTLAKVYKKVGFLMP comes from the coding sequence ATGGAAGGAACAGAAAAGAAAAAAGTAATGCTCTCAGGAATTCAGCCAAGTGGTGATCTTCACCTTGGAAATTACCTTGGAGCAATTAAGAACTGGGCAGTAAGGGCAGAGGAATTTGACTGCTATTATTTCATGGCAGATATGCATACGATCACTGTAAGACAGACACCTGCAGAGCTCAGAAGACGTACTCTTCAGCAGCTCGCACAGTATATTGCATGCGGACTTGACCCTGAAAAGAATACCCTTTTCGTACAGTCGCATGTACCGGCTCATGCACAGCTTGCATGGGTGCTTGAGTGCTATACGATGTTTGGAGAGCTTTCAAGAATGACTCAGTTTAAGGATAAATCTGCAAAGCATCAGGATAATATCAATGCGGGTCTTTTTACTTATCCTTCTCTCATGGCAGCGGATATCCTTCTTTACAAGCCTGATTATGTGCCTGTAGGAGAGGATCAGAAGCAGCATGTGGAGCTTACAAGAAATATAGCTGAAAGATTCAATAATTTATATGGTGATGTATTTACAGTCCCTGAGCCGTATATTCCAAAGGCTGGTGCAAGGATCTACGGACTTACTACACCGGGAGCCAAGATGAGTAAGTCGGTCCCTGAGGGATGCGTATTCCTTATGGACCAGCCGGAGGTCATTGCAAGAAAATTCAAGAGAGCCATTACAGACAGCGACAGGGAAAACTGCGTACGCTACGACAAGGAGGACAAGCCAGGAGTAGCAAATCTTATGAACATTTATGCGGCTGTTACCGGAAAAACGATCGAAGAAATAGAAAAAGAGTTTGACGGACAGGGTTACGGAGTATTTAAGCCTGCAGTAGGTGAAGCTGTTATTGAGGCGTTTCGCCCTATCAGAGAGGAAGCTGAGCGCATGATGCAGGATAAGGGATATCTTGAGTCAGTTTATAAAGAAGGTGCTGCAAGGGCATCAAGAGTAGCCAATAAAACACTTGCCAAAGTTTATAAAAAAGTTGGTTTCCTTATGCCATAA
- a CDS encoding DUF1934 domain-containing protein: protein MNKDVMVTVSGFQVNEFDENDNIELMTNGKYSKKKDRGYLRYEEVSVDTGVTKTVMIFDEHSLEVTRRGGVQLHMTFLEGQKTMTSYNTPFGNLLVGIDTDKYIYREDEKSIDIKIKYALEINHEFIADCELTTKITPRNTEATRQQ from the coding sequence ATGAACAAAGATGTTATGGTCACGGTAAGCGGCTTTCAGGTAAATGAGTTTGATGAAAACGACAATATAGAGCTGATGACCAACGGTAAATACTCCAAAAAAAAAGACAGGGGCTATCTTCGTTACGAAGAGGTCTCTGTCGACACCGGAGTTACTAAAACAGTAATGATTTTTGATGAGCACTCGCTTGAGGTAACACGAAGAGGCGGCGTTCAGCTTCATATGACTTTCCTTGAAGGACAGAAAACTATGACAAGCTATAACACACCTTTTGGAAATCTTCTAGTAGGTATTGATACTGACAAGTACATCTATAGGGAAGATGAGAAATCAATTGATATCAAGATCAAATATGCTCTTGAGATCAATCATGAGTTTATAGCTGATTGTGAGTTGACTACAAAAATAACACCAAGGAATACAGAAGCTACGCGGCAGCAGTAA
- the tig gene encoding trigger factor: MKRTYFLFAAAMAASVMLSGCGEEKDISTIDASKYVTLGEYKGLSVSINDTTVTDEEVEEAVSGNLAAKGVMTAVTDRAVETGDTVNIDYEGKKDGVAFDGGTAAGYDLEIGSGTFIDGFEDGLIGHKTGEKVALNLTFPENYSSEELAGQDVVFDVTINSISENVVPELTDEVAKELDAEVSTKEEYIEKVRTDLEESKQTSARTAVYSELLELAQKNSEVVSGDKLPSSIVDSIAEQEKTTFESNLTAYGMTLESYLTNFGMTEEDFNNEIRTYSESYAQQELLVHAIAKAEGIEITDEVLQNAYKEYAERYGYASADEFISALKEHKSEETFKEATLTEEVEKFLFENANIENPEMVTWTED; encoded by the coding sequence ATGAAAAGAACTTATTTTTTGTTTGCTGCTGCAATGGCAGCATCTGTAATGCTCAGCGGATGCGGAGAAGAGAAGGATATTTCGACTATTGATGCCTCAAAATATGTAACTCTTGGTGAGTATAAAGGTCTCAGTGTATCAATAAATGATACTACAGTAACAGATGAAGAAGTAGAAGAAGCAGTCAGCGGAAATCTTGCTGCAAAAGGCGTAATGACAGCAGTGACTGACAGAGCTGTTGAAACAGGAGATACTGTAAATATAGATTACGAAGGAAAGAAAGACGGAGTTGCTTTTGATGGAGGAACTGCTGCAGGCTATGATCTTGAAATTGGCTCCGGCACATTTATAGATGGATTTGAGGATGGACTTATCGGTCATAAGACAGGTGAAAAGGTTGCGCTCAATCTTACTTTTCCTGAGAACTACTCATCAGAGGAGCTTGCAGGACAGGATGTCGTATTTGATGTAACGATAAATTCCATCAGCGAGAATGTTGTTCCAGAGCTTACCGATGAGGTTGCAAAGGAACTTGATGCAGAGGTTTCTACAAAGGAAGAATATATTGAAAAGGTAAGAACTGATCTGGAGGAATCAAAGCAGACAAGTGCTCGTACGGCAGTTTATTCAGAGCTTCTTGAACTTGCACAGAAAAATTCCGAAGTTGTTTCAGGTGATAAGCTTCCCAGCTCTATCGTAGACAGCATTGCCGAGCAGGAGAAAACTACTTTTGAGTCAAATCTTACAGCATATGGAATGACACTTGAGAGTTATCTTACTAATTTTGGAATGACAGAAGAAGATTTTAATAATGAGATCAGAACTTATTCTGAAAGTTATGCGCAGCAGGAATTACTTGTTCATGCTATCGCTAAGGCAGAGGGAATAGAAATCACAGATGAAGTCCTTCAGAATGCCTACAAGGAATATGCAGAAAGATATGGATATGCATCAGCTGATGAGTTTATCTCAGCACTTAAAGAGCATAAAAGTGAAGAGACATTCAAAGAGGCAACTCTTACAGAAGAAGTGGAAAAATTCCTCTTTGAAAATGCTAATATAGAAAATCCGGAAATGGTTACCTGGACAGAGGACTAA
- a CDS encoding glycosyl hydrolase 53 family protein yields MVKGADISWISMLEKLGMKYVDENQQECDPLDLLKGYGINTIRLRLFVDPPGSCFWRKNNGQRVMLGFCDRKGVLETAKRVKDKGFKLMIDFHYSDHFADPEHQDVPKLWSAADEVWAVALIQEHTERFLEALRDQGVSPEYVQVGNEINNGMLFPLGKYPEERGNLAKFLTAGYDAVKTVFPDAKVITHLAEGNNRKFFEKFFDDIIGTYKAKTDIIGMSYYPYWLGKTYKETINDLSVNLLKCASKYGKEVMICEIGGLENEPDETAKMIKLALEAVEVVPDNKGLGVIYWEPAACSKVLPDNYPLGACRMIKENILQFTDAMKGFMDR; encoded by the coding sequence ATGGTTAAAGGGGCAGATATAAGTTGGATTTCCATGTTGGAAAAACTCGGGATGAAATATGTTGACGAAAACCAGCAGGAATGTGATCCGCTTGATTTACTTAAGGGTTATGGAATTAATACTATCAGGCTTCGTCTTTTCGTGGATCCACCCGGAAGCTGCTTCTGGAGAAAGAACAACGGACAAAGGGTGATGCTCGGTTTCTGCGACAGAAAGGGAGTTTTGGAGACTGCAAAGAGAGTCAAGGATAAGGGATTTAAGCTGATGATCGATTTTCATTATAGCGATCATTTTGCTGATCCGGAACATCAGGACGTTCCAAAACTGTGGTCTGCAGCCGATGAAGTCTGGGCGGTCGCTCTTATACAGGAGCATACAGAAAGATTTCTTGAAGCACTTAGAGATCAGGGTGTGAGTCCTGAATATGTTCAGGTAGGAAACGAGATAAATAACGGAATGCTTTTTCCTCTCGGAAAGTATCCTGAGGAGAGGGGGAACCTTGCAAAATTCCTCACTGCCGGTTATGATGCTGTAAAAACTGTTTTTCCTGATGCTAAGGTAATCACACATCTGGCAGAGGGAAATAACAGGAAGTTTTTTGAGAAATTCTTTGATGATATTATCGGAACTTATAAGGCGAAGACTGATATAATAGGCATGTCTTATTATCCATACTGGCTTGGAAAGACATATAAGGAGACTATAAACGATCTGTCAGTAAATCTTCTTAAGTGTGCTTCTAAATATGGCAAAGAGGTAATGATATGCGAGATCGGTGGTCTTGAGAATGAACCTGATGAAACAGCAAAAATGATAAAACTTGCTTTAGAGGCAGTTGAGGTTGTTCCGGATAATAAAGGTCTTGGAGTGATTTATTGGGAACCTGCTGCCTGCAGCAAGGTACTTCCTGATAATTATCCTTTGGGAGCATGCCGAATGATTAAGGAAAACATTTTACAGTTTACAGATGCGATGAAGGGATTTATGGATCGCTGA
- a CDS encoding two-component regulator propeller domain-containing protein: MQKTLHASAGLIKAGVHIFLFLLFSMFFSTQSVYAYEISSNGLSVDDIINGENYSAVLYNNSNGLPTSEANAIVESDEGFIWIGSYSGLIRYDGNNFERMDSRMGIANVFCLYVDSANRLWVGTNDSGLYMLDEGDLRKYGKEDGLSSLSIRSITEDNDGNIYITTTDGMAYIDKGFSLHRIDDLKIQNEYVREIWIDSNNLVYGVTRSGAVFTMKNKKVVSYFADGELGISDIHTLLPDPYNPGYIYIGTSQSEIYYGKLEKIFKLRHKIRIKPLSYVNSFKYTDDGLWVCTDQGIGIVRDRKFYPLLDLPFDSSVEGMMIDYLGNPWFASSKQGVMKIVRNRFTNVFDKYKIREDVINTTCEHDGKLFIGTKTNGLIVIDDEKRLGSIPIKTARTASGEKLNDTDLIETLSECKIRSCINDSRGRMWISTFSEHGLIRYEEGNIVKFTTDDGMPSDRIRAVCERSDGSFAVCCGNGLAIIKDDRVVKVYDEKNGIKNTEILTAAEMENGDLILGTDGGGIYIISGDKVTNFDIEDGLGSAVIMRLKKSRYGNFVWFVASNSIGYIDSDHKIVTIESFPYTNNFDIYENSKGEAWIMSSNGIYVASIEDLKTDNDIEPFFYGMDNGLPCITSANSYSELTEEGDLYIAGSNGVAKVNINKDYEQLGELKIAVPYAEGDDKLIYPDDTGEFLIPSDVKKLTFYAYVYNYSLANPDIDYKLDGFDEKSMTVKRSKFKPLVYTNLKGGDYRLAIKIKDSQKNDEKELDISVIKQKTFLEYWWAPILIIIIAAAVMSILISLYIDYKTRKYIEKENEQKQLVREIVEAFAKIIDMKDRYTNGHSSRVAEYTSKLTKELGYDDDTVEKYYNIALLHDIGKIGIPEEVLNKKQGLTDEEYKLVKKHAEMGYDALKNISIMPELAVGAGCHHERPDGKGYPKGLKGEDIPRVAQIIAVADAFDAMYSDRPYRKCMRYEDVIERIKEARGSQLTEDVVDAFLRLAEEGKLEE, from the coding sequence GTGCAAAAGACATTGCATGCAAGCGCAGGCTTGATCAAAGCCGGTGTACATATCTTTCTTTTTTTATTATTTTCTATGTTTTTTTCCACACAATCTGTTTATGCATATGAGATATCTTCAAATGGTCTCTCGGTTGATGACATTATCAACGGGGAGAATTATTCTGCTGTTCTTTATAATAATTCTAATGGTCTCCCGACATCTGAAGCAAATGCCATAGTGGAATCAGACGAGGGCTTCATATGGATAGGAAGTTACAGCGGACTGATACGATATGACGGCAATAATTTTGAAAGAATGGATTCACGTATGGGAATTGCCAATGTTTTCTGCCTTTATGTTGATTCTGCTAACCGATTGTGGGTAGGAACAAATGACAGTGGCTTATATATGCTTGATGAGGGGGATTTAAGAAAATATGGAAAAGAAGACGGTCTGAGCTCACTTTCCATCAGGTCTATTACAGAAGATAACGATGGAAATATCTATATCACAACAACTGATGGAATGGCATATATTGATAAAGGTTTTTCACTTCACAGAATAGATGATCTGAAGATACAAAATGAATATGTCAGGGAAATCTGGATAGACAGCAATAATCTCGTATATGGAGTTACCAGAAGCGGTGCTGTATTCACCATGAAAAATAAAAAGGTAGTCAGTTATTTTGCCGACGGTGAGCTTGGAATATCAGATATACATACGCTGCTTCCGGATCCTTATAATCCGGGATATATCTATATCGGAACTTCACAGTCGGAAATATACTACGGAAAACTGGAAAAGATATTTAAGTTGAGACATAAGATCAGGATAAAACCTCTATCCTATGTAAATTCATTTAAATATACCGATGATGGATTATGGGTATGCACCGATCAGGGAATTGGAATCGTCAGGGACAGGAAATTTTATCCGCTTTTAGACCTGCCGTTTGATTCATCCGTAGAAGGAATGATGATAGATTACCTTGGAAATCCATGGTTTGCATCTTCTAAGCAGGGTGTAATGAAGATTGTCAGAAACCGTTTTACGAATGTATTTGATAAATACAAGATAAGGGAAGATGTCATAAATACGACTTGCGAACATGATGGCAAACTTTTTATCGGAACCAAAACAAATGGTCTGATAGTAATTGATGATGAAAAAAGGCTTGGATCGATCCCGATTAAAACTGCAAGGACGGCGTCGGGTGAGAAACTCAATGACACAGATCTGATTGAAACGTTATCAGAATGTAAGATAAGGTCTTGTATTAATGACAGCAGGGGCAGGATGTGGATCTCAACATTCAGCGAGCATGGCCTCATCAGATACGAGGAAGGAAATATCGTAAAGTTTACGACAGATGATGGAATGCCTTCGGACAGGATTCGTGCTGTTTGTGAACGCAGTGACGGATCATTTGCAGTTTGCTGCGGAAACGGACTTGCTATCATTAAAGATGACAGAGTGGTTAAGGTTTATGATGAAAAAAATGGGATAAAAAATACTGAGATCCTTACTGCTGCCGAGATGGAGAACGGAGATTTAATATTAGGAACGGATGGCGGCGGTATTTACATTATAAGCGGAGATAAAGTTACGAATTTTGATATAGAAGACGGACTTGGATCAGCTGTCATAATGCGCCTGAAGAAAAGCCGTTACGGTAACTTTGTATGGTTTGTTGCAAGTAATTCTATAGGATATATAGATTCTGATCATAAAATTGTAACGATAGAAAGCTTTCCATATACCAACAATTTTGATATATATGAGAATTCCAAGGGTGAAGCATGGATAATGAGCAGCAATGGAATTTATGTAGCTTCGATAGAAGATCTTAAAACTGATAATGATATTGAACCGTTCTTTTATGGAATGGATAATGGTCTTCCGTGCATAACATCGGCGAATTCCTACAGTGAGCTTACAGAAGAAGGTGATCTGTATATTGCAGGTTCTAATGGAGTTGCGAAGGTTAATATAAATAAAGATTATGAGCAGCTCGGAGAGCTTAAGATAGCTGTTCCTTATGCCGAAGGGGATGATAAACTCATATATCCTGATGATACAGGCGAATTCCTTATTCCTTCGGATGTAAAAAAACTTACCTTTTATGCATATGTTTATAATTATTCACTGGCAAATCCGGATATAGATTATAAGCTTGACGGATTTGATGAAAAATCCATGACAGTAAAACGAAGCAAATTCAAGCCTTTGGTTTATACGAATCTTAAGGGAGGCGATTACAGGCTTGCGATAAAAATAAAAGACAGCCAGAAAAATGATGAAAAAGAGCTGGATATTTCTGTCATAAAACAGAAAACATTCCTGGAATACTGGTGGGCACCAATTCTTATAATCATTATAGCGGCTGCCGTAATGTCTATACTGATAAGTTTATATATAGACTATAAAACAAGAAAATATATCGAGAAAGAAAATGAACAGAAACAGCTTGTACGTGAGATAGTTGAAGCGTTTGCAAAGATCATAGATATGAAAGACCGCTATACAAACGGTCATTCTTCAAGGGTAGCAGAATATACATCAAAGCTGACAAAAGAACTGGGCTATGATGATGATACTGTCGAAAAATATTACAATATTGCCCTGCTTCACGATATAGGCAAAATAGGTATTCCTGAGGAGGTTCTGAATAAAAAGCAGGGACTTACCGATGAGGAATACAAACTTGTAAAAAAACATGCGGAAATGGGATATGATGCATTGAAAAATATCAGTATAATGCCTGAACTCGCAGTGGGTGCCGGATGTCATCATGAAAGACCTGACGGTAAGGGATATCCGAAGGGATTAAAAGGAGAAGATATTCCGAGAGTTGCTCAGATAATTGCTGTTGCAGATGCTTTTGATGCAATGTATTCCGACAGACCATATAGAAAATGTATGAGATATGAAGACGTGATCGAAAGAATAAAAGAGGCAAGAGGAAGCCAGCTTACGGAGGATGTAGTAGATGCATTTTTGAGACTGGCTGAAGAAGGCAAACTGGAAGAATAA
- the galU gene encoding UTP--glucose-1-phosphate uridylyltransferase GalU, with protein MKIRKAVIPAAGLGTRFLPATKAQPKEMLPIVDKPTIQYIIEEAAAAGIEDIIIVTGRSKRSIEDHFDRSIELEMELEKDGKDEMLNMVKEISEIANIHFIRQKQPLGLGHAVLTASHFIGDEPFAVLLGDDVVVAKKPCLKQMIEVFDEYKTSILGVQRVSQDVVSKYGIVDCKGVDSDVYKVRDLVEKPKKEDAPSDIAILGRYILTPSIFSYLETQQKGAGGEIQLTDALKRLAKDEAMYAYVFKGHRYDVGSKIGFLQANIEFALRNKEVGDDLKNYLSELNANMDQMLQYD; from the coding sequence ATGAAGATCAGAAAGGCCGTAATACCGGCAGCAGGACTTGGAACCAGATTTTTGCCGGCTACTAAGGCACAGCCTAAGGAAATGCTTCCAATTGTGGATAAGCCAACTATTCAGTATATTATAGAAGAGGCAGCAGCAGCCGGTATTGAGGATATTATTATCGTTACCGGTCGAAGCAAAAGGTCGATAGAGGATCATTTTGACAGATCCATCGAGCTTGAGATGGAGCTCGAGAAGGATGGAAAAGATGAAATGCTCAATATGGTAAAGGAAATATCTGAAATAGCAAATATTCACTTTATCAGACAGAAACAGCCTCTTGGACTTGGACATGCAGTTCTTACAGCAAGTCACTTCATAGGCGATGAACCTTTTGCGGTTCTTCTCGGAGATGATGTGGTTGTTGCTAAGAAGCCGTGTCTTAAGCAGATGATAGAAGTTTTTGATGAATATAAGACTTCGATACTTGGCGTACAGAGAGTTTCGCAGGATGTTGTTTCAAAATACGGAATTGTTGACTGCAAGGGCGTTGACAGTGATGTTTATAAGGTAAGAGATCTTGTTGAGAAGCCTAAGAAAGAGGATGCTCCGAGTGACATTGCTATCCTTGGAAGATATATCCTTACTCCTTCGATCTTCTCATATCTTGAAACCCAGCAGAAGGGTGCTGGCGGAGAGATTCAGCTTACAGATGCACTTAAGCGTCTTGCAAAGGATGAAGCAATGTATGCTTATGTATTTAAGGGACATCGTTATGATGTTGGTTCTAAGATCGGTTTCCTTCAGGCAAATATAGAATTTGCACTTAGAAATAAAGAAGTTGGAGACGATCTTAAAAATTATCTTTCAGAATTGAATGCAAATATGGATCAGATGTTACAGTACGATTGA